From a region of the Rhodococcus sp. 4CII genome:
- the gltB gene encoding glutamate synthase large subunit codes for MLFSQSPGPQGLYDPEQEVDSCGVAMVADVHGRRSHSIVADGLLALENLEHRGAAGSEPNSGDGAGILLQLPTEFFEDVAPFDLPAPLDDGSSTYAAGICFLPRDPGARAVARQRVADLAADEGLEVLGWRVVPVDPDGADVGSTARACEPHMTQLFVAGPVVGGIRPGGLALDRLVYPLRKRAEQVTAEVESDGSGVYFPSLSSRTLVYKGMLTTSQLGRYFPDLRDPRIASAIAIVHSRFSTNTFPSWPLAHPFRFVAHNGEINTVRGNRNRMRAREALLASSVIPGDLRRLYPICTPDASDSASFDEVLELLHLAGRSVAHAVMMMVPEAWENDTSMCPDRRAFYQFHASLMEAWDGPACVTFTDGTVVGAVLDRNGLRPGRWWQTVDGRVVLASESGVLDVPQAEVVAKGRLEPGQMFLVDTSEGRIVPDEEIKMRLAAERPYAEWLYAGLLELKTLPDRPHAQHNHESVVRRQVAFGYTEEDLRILLAPMAASGGEPLGSMGTDTPIAVMSQRSRLLYDYFVELFAQVTNPPLDAIREEIVTSLSRVMGPEQNLLEPTAASCRQIVLPWPVLDNEELNKIIHVNADGNHPGLAAAVLRALYDVERGGAGMAEAIEELRAQASAAIADGYRTLVISDRDSDHTRAPIPSLLAVAAVHHHLVRTKERTKVALVVESGDAREVHHVALLIGYGAAAVNPYLAMESIDDLVSEGELTGVEHTIAVRNYLTALGKGVLKVMSKMGISTVGSYTAAQVFEAIGLDRDLVHEYFTGTVSKLGGAGLDEIAREVTARHRQAYPDNPAEFAHRRLEDGGEYQFRRDGELHLFTPETVFLLQHATRTGRHEVFAKYSDEVNRLAEAGGALRGLFTFREGVRPPVPLNEVEPVERIVTRFNTGAMSYGSISAEAHETMAVAMNNLGGRSNTGEGGENVDRLYDPSRRSAVKQVASGRFGVTSDYLINASDIQIKMAQGAKPGEGGQLPAYKVYPWVAETRHSTPGVGLISPPPHHDIYSIEDLAQLIHDLKNANDRARVHVKLVSSVGVGTVAAGVSKAHADVVLISGNDGGTGATPLTSMKHAGAPWEIGLADAQQTLVLNGLRDRITVQCDGGMRTARDVVIAALLGAEEFGFSTAPLIVAGCIMMRVCHLDTCPVGVATQNPELRKRYTGKPEFVEEFFRFVAEDVRQYLADLGFRSIDEAVGHADVLETAQGIAHWKNRGLDLGPVFAVPTGPDGAPLSQRRRDRDQDHGLDRALDRTLIQLAEGALEDAHAVEIEMPVRNVNRTVGTLLGAEVTRRYGAAGLPDDTIRLTFTGSAGQSLGAFLPPGITIDLTGDANDYVGKGLSGGRIVVRPADDVLFVPETQVIAGNTLLYGATSGELYLRGRVGERFSVRNSGASAVVEGVGDHACEYMTGGRVVILGPTGRNLAAGMSGGIAYVLDLDPADVNPAMVTLLQPDPDDLDWLRGAVTRHHRWTGSAVAASVLADWPRRSALFTKVMPVDYQRVLDATRMAKAEGLDVDTAIMEAARG; via the coding sequence GTGCTGTTCTCTCAGTCGCCCGGACCCCAGGGCTTGTACGACCCGGAGCAGGAAGTCGATTCCTGCGGCGTCGCCATGGTGGCGGACGTGCACGGTCGTCGCTCGCATTCCATCGTGGCCGACGGACTCCTCGCCCTCGAGAACCTCGAGCATCGCGGGGCAGCGGGCTCGGAACCGAACAGCGGGGACGGCGCCGGCATCCTGCTCCAGCTCCCCACCGAGTTCTTCGAGGATGTCGCCCCGTTCGATCTCCCCGCCCCTCTCGACGACGGCAGCAGCACCTACGCCGCGGGAATCTGCTTCCTCCCGCGGGACCCCGGCGCGCGGGCGGTCGCGCGGCAGCGGGTGGCCGACCTCGCCGCCGACGAGGGACTCGAGGTCCTCGGCTGGCGTGTCGTTCCCGTCGATCCGGACGGCGCGGACGTCGGTTCCACCGCGCGGGCCTGCGAACCTCACATGACCCAGTTGTTCGTCGCCGGACCTGTGGTCGGCGGAATCCGACCGGGCGGGCTCGCGCTGGACCGCCTGGTCTACCCGCTCCGCAAACGGGCCGAGCAGGTCACTGCCGAGGTCGAGTCCGACGGCAGCGGCGTGTACTTCCCGTCCCTGTCGAGCCGCACCCTCGTCTACAAGGGCATGCTGACCACGTCGCAACTGGGGCGGTATTTCCCCGACCTGCGCGACCCGCGGATCGCGAGTGCGATCGCGATCGTGCACAGCCGGTTCTCGACCAACACGTTCCCGTCCTGGCCGCTCGCGCATCCCTTCCGATTCGTCGCGCACAACGGCGAGATCAACACGGTCCGCGGCAACCGGAACCGCATGCGCGCGCGGGAGGCGCTGCTGGCGAGTTCGGTGATCCCCGGCGATCTGCGCCGGCTGTATCCCATCTGCACGCCCGACGCGTCGGATTCGGCGTCGTTCGACGAGGTTCTCGAACTCCTGCACCTCGCCGGACGCAGTGTCGCGCACGCGGTGATGATGATGGTGCCGGAGGCGTGGGAGAACGACACGTCGATGTGCCCCGACCGGCGGGCGTTCTACCAGTTCCACGCGTCGCTGATGGAGGCGTGGGACGGGCCTGCGTGTGTGACGTTCACCGACGGGACCGTGGTCGGCGCGGTCCTGGACCGCAACGGTCTGCGCCCGGGACGCTGGTGGCAGACCGTCGACGGCCGGGTGGTCCTGGCCAGCGAGAGCGGTGTCCTCGACGTTCCCCAAGCGGAGGTCGTGGCGAAGGGCCGCCTGGAACCGGGACAGATGTTCCTCGTCGACACGTCCGAGGGACGGATCGTGCCCGACGAGGAGATCAAGATGCGGCTGGCGGCGGAGCGGCCGTACGCCGAATGGCTGTATGCCGGTCTGCTCGAGTTGAAGACGCTACCGGATCGTCCGCACGCGCAGCACAATCACGAGTCGGTGGTGCGGCGTCAGGTGGCATTCGGGTACACCGAGGAGGATCTGCGTATTCTGCTGGCGCCGATGGCCGCGTCCGGCGGGGAGCCGCTCGGCTCGATGGGGACGGACACCCCGATCGCCGTGATGTCGCAGCGGTCGCGGCTGCTCTACGACTATTTCGTCGAACTGTTCGCGCAGGTCACGAACCCGCCGCTCGACGCGATCCGCGAGGAGATCGTGACGTCGCTGTCGCGGGTCATGGGCCCGGAGCAGAATCTGCTCGAGCCGACCGCGGCGTCCTGCCGGCAGATCGTGCTGCCGTGGCCGGTGCTCGACAACGAAGAGCTGAACAAGATCATCCACGTCAATGCGGACGGCAACCATCCCGGGCTCGCCGCGGCGGTGCTGCGCGCGCTGTACGACGTGGAGCGCGGCGGTGCGGGGATGGCCGAGGCGATCGAGGAGTTGCGGGCGCAGGCGAGCGCCGCGATCGCGGACGGCTACCGGACGCTGGTGATCTCGGACCGCGACTCCGACCACACCCGCGCGCCGATCCCGTCGCTGCTGGCGGTGGCCGCGGTGCACCATCACCTGGTGCGCACGAAGGAACGCACGAAGGTGGCGTTGGTCGTCGAATCCGGTGACGCCCGCGAGGTCCACCACGTCGCGCTGCTCATCGGTTACGGGGCGGCGGCCGTCAACCCGTACCTCGCGATGGAGTCGATCGACGACCTCGTGTCCGAAGGCGAACTCACCGGAGTCGAGCACACGATCGCCGTGCGGAACTACCTCACCGCGCTCGGCAAGGGCGTGCTGAAGGTGATGTCGAAGATGGGCATCTCCACCGTCGGCTCGTACACCGCGGCGCAGGTGTTCGAGGCGATCGGCCTGGACCGCGACCTCGTCCACGAGTACTTCACGGGCACCGTCAGCAAACTCGGCGGCGCCGGTCTCGACGAGATCGCCCGGGAGGTCACGGCCAGGCACCGGCAGGCCTACCCCGACAATCCGGCGGAGTTCGCCCACCGGCGACTCGAGGACGGCGGCGAGTACCAGTTCCGCCGCGACGGCGAACTGCACCTGTTCACCCCCGAGACGGTGTTCCTGCTGCAGCACGCCACCCGCACCGGCAGGCACGAGGTGTTCGCGAAATACAGCGACGAGGTGAACCGCCTCGCGGAGGCCGGTGGAGCACTGCGCGGTCTGTTCACCTTCCGGGAGGGTGTGCGCCCGCCGGTGCCGCTGAACGAGGTGGAGCCGGTAGAGCGGATCGTCACCCGGTTCAACACCGGCGCGATGAGCTACGGCTCGATCTCGGCCGAGGCACACGAGACGATGGCCGTCGCGATGAACAACCTCGGCGGGCGGTCCAATACGGGTGAGGGCGGCGAGAACGTAGACCGCCTCTACGATCCGTCACGGCGCAGCGCCGTCAAGCAGGTCGCGAGTGGGCGGTTCGGGGTCACCAGCGACTACCTGATCAACGCCAGCGACATCCAGATCAAGATGGCGCAGGGCGCCAAGCCCGGCGAGGGCGGCCAGCTGCCGGCGTACAAGGTGTATCCGTGGGTAGCCGAGACCCGGCACTCGACGCCGGGAGTCGGGCTGATCTCGCCGCCGCCGCACCACGACATCTATTCGATCGAGGATCTCGCCCAGCTGATCCACGACCTGAAGAATGCCAACGATCGGGCGCGGGTCCATGTGAAGCTGGTCAGCTCGGTGGGCGTGGGAACGGTGGCCGCCGGGGTCAGCAAGGCGCACGCCGACGTGGTTCTCATCTCCGGCAACGACGGCGGCACCGGCGCCACGCCGCTGACGTCGATGAAGCATGCGGGGGCGCCGTGGGAGATCGGCCTGGCCGACGCCCAGCAGACGCTCGTGCTCAACGGTCTGCGCGACCGGATCACCGTGCAGTGCGACGGCGGGATGCGCACCGCGCGGGACGTCGTGATCGCGGCGCTGCTGGGGGCGGAGGAATTCGGGTTCTCGACCGCCCCGCTGATCGTGGCCGGGTGCATCATGATGCGGGTCTGCCACCTCGACACCTGCCCGGTGGGCGTCGCCACCCAGAACCCGGAACTGCGTAAGCGTTACACCGGCAAACCGGAATTCGTGGAGGAGTTCTTCCGGTTCGTCGCCGAGGACGTGCGGCAGTACCTGGCCGACCTCGGGTTCCGCAGCATCGACGAGGCCGTCGGACACGCGGACGTCCTCGAGACCGCACAGGGGATCGCGCACTGGAAGAATCGCGGACTCGATCTCGGTCCCGTGTTCGCCGTCCCCACCGGGCCGGACGGGGCGCCGCTGTCGCAGCGGCGACGCGACCGCGACCAGGATCATGGACTGGATCGGGCACTGGACCGCACCCTCATCCAGTTGGCGGAGGGCGCGCTCGAGGACGCGCACGCCGTCGAAATCGAGATGCCGGTCCGCAACGTCAACCGGACCGTCGGCACGCTGCTCGGCGCGGAGGTCACCCGGCGTTACGGCGCCGCCGGGCTGCCGGACGACACGATCCGGCTCACGTTCACCGGGTCGGCTGGGCAGTCGCTGGGCGCGTTCCTGCCCCCGGGCATCACCATCGACCTGACCGGCGACGCCAACGACTACGTCGGCAAGGGATTGTCGGGTGGGCGGATCGTCGTCCGCCCCGCCGACGATGTCCTGTTCGTGCCGGAAACGCAGGTGATCGCCGGCAACACGCTGCTCTACGGTGCCACGTCGGGGGAGTTGTACCTCCGGGGGCGGGTCGGCGAACGCTTCTCGGTGCGGAATTCGGGTGCGTCGGCGGTCGTGGAGGGGGTCGGCGACCACGCCTGCGAGTACATGACGGGCGGACGGGTGGTGATCCTCGGACCCACCGGGCGGAACCTCGCGGCCGGCATGTCCGGCGGCATCGCGTACGTCCTCGACTTGGACCCGGCCGACGTCAACCCGGCCATGGTCACGCTCCTGCAACCCGACCCGGACGACCTCGACTGGTTGCGCGGCGCGGTCACCCGGCACCACCGGTGGACGGGGTCCGCGGTGGCCGCGTCGGTGCTGGCCGACTGGCCGCGTCGGTCCGCGCTGTTCACCAAGGTGATGCCGGTCGACTACCAGCGGGTGCTGGACGCGACCCGGATGGCCAAGGCCGAGGGACTCGACGTCGACACCGCGATCATGGAGGCGGCACGTGGCTGA
- a CDS encoding glutamate synthase subunit beta, translating into MADPQGFLHIVKKEARKRPVAERVHDWDEVYAPQSPAERAAEVSEQAARCMDCGIPFCHSGSAGCPLGNLIPEWNDLVRRGRWAAASERLHATNNFPEFTGRVCPAPCESACVLALADTHTTGSVTIKRIEQAIADVAWESGTVVPKPPMIATGRTVAVVGSGPAGLAAAQQLTRAGHDVTVYERDDRLGGLLRYGIPEFKMEKAILDQRLMQMRAEGTHFVTDCEVGVDLTVEQMHEKFDAVVLAIGALRARDNTSVEGRELNGIHLAMEHLVTSNKECEGDGPASITAKGKHVVIIGGGDTGADCLGTAHRQGALSVTQLDYNPELPTERDESATPWPAWPMVLRTSPAHAEGGVRRYQVAVQRFLGDENGNVRSMVLAEVRVTREDGKRTITPVGEEIELPCDLALFAIGFEGVDLGPLLDDYGLSPTRRGALSCGPDWQTTAPGVFVCGDAHRGASLIVWAIAEGRSAAHAVDVYLTGASDLPSPVHPTALPLAVV; encoded by the coding sequence GTGGCTGATCCACAGGGCTTTCTGCACATCGTGAAGAAGGAGGCGCGCAAGCGCCCGGTCGCGGAGCGGGTGCACGACTGGGACGAGGTGTACGCGCCGCAGAGTCCGGCGGAGCGGGCGGCGGAGGTGTCCGAGCAGGCCGCCCGGTGCATGGATTGCGGAATCCCGTTCTGCCACTCCGGAAGTGCGGGCTGCCCGCTGGGCAACCTGATCCCGGAGTGGAACGACCTCGTGCGCCGCGGCCGCTGGGCGGCGGCGAGTGAGCGGCTGCACGCCACCAACAACTTCCCGGAGTTCACGGGGCGGGTGTGCCCGGCGCCGTGCGAGTCGGCATGTGTGCTGGCGCTCGCCGACACGCACACGACGGGCAGCGTGACGATCAAGCGGATCGAGCAGGCCATCGCCGATGTGGCGTGGGAATCGGGCACGGTGGTGCCGAAGCCGCCGATGATCGCGACGGGCCGCACGGTCGCGGTGGTCGGATCGGGCCCGGCCGGTCTCGCGGCGGCCCAGCAACTGACCCGCGCCGGACACGACGTCACCGTCTACGAGCGCGACGACCGGCTCGGGGGACTGCTGCGGTACGGCATCCCGGAATTCAAGATGGAGAAGGCGATCCTCGATCAGCGTCTCATGCAGATGCGCGCCGAGGGCACCCACTTCGTGACCGACTGCGAGGTCGGTGTCGACCTCACGGTGGAGCAGATGCATGAGAAGTTCGACGCCGTCGTGCTCGCGATCGGTGCCCTGCGCGCCCGCGACAACACGTCCGTCGAGGGCCGCGAGCTGAACGGGATCCACCTCGCGATGGAACATCTCGTGACCTCGAACAAGGAATGTGAGGGGGACGGGCCCGCCTCGATCACGGCCAAGGGCAAGCACGTCGTCATCATCGGCGGCGGCGACACCGGGGCCGACTGCCTCGGAACGGCGCACCGCCAGGGCGCGCTGTCGGTGACCCAGCTGGACTACAACCCGGAGTTGCCGACGGAACGGGACGAGTCCGCGACGCCGTGGCCGGCATGGCCGATGGTGCTGCGCACGTCGCCGGCGCACGCCGAGGGCGGTGTCCGCCGGTACCAGGTGGCGGTGCAGCGATTCCTCGGCGACGAGAACGGGAACGTCCGATCCATGGTGCTCGCCGAGGTCCGGGTCACCCGCGAGGACGGCAAGCGCACCATCACCCCGGTCGGCGAGGAAATCGAATTGCCGTGCGATCTGGCGCTTTTCGCGATCGGGTTCGAGGGCGTGGATCTCGGGCCGCTGCTCGACGACTACGGGTTGTCGCCCACCCGGCGCGGCGCGCTGTCCTGCGGGCCCGACTGGCAGACCACCGCACCCGGGGTCTTCGTCTGCGGGGACGCGCATCGCGGGGCGTCGCTCATCGTGTGGGCGATCGCGGAGGGCCGGTCCGCGGCGCACGCCGTCGACGTGTACCTGACGGGGGCGTCGGACCTGCCGTCGCCGGTGCATCCGACGGCGCTCCCGCTGGCAGTCGTCTAA
- the pyk gene encoding pyruvate kinase yields the protein MNRRTKIVCTLGPATATGDRIRELVESGMDVARLNFSHGDHSDHEENYKRVRAASDATGKAVGVLADLQGPKIRLGRFAEDRTTWANGEVVRITVDDVEGTHDRVSTTYKQLAEDAKPGDRLLVDDGKVGLVVTGVEDNDVVCRVTEGGPVSNNKGVSLPGMNVSVPALSEKDIADLEFALGLGVDFIALSFVRSPADVELVHAVMDRVGRRIPVIAKLEKPEAIDNLEAIVLAFDAVMVARGDLGVELPLEQVPLVQKRAIQIARENAKPVIVATQMLESMIENSRPTRAEASDVANAVLDGADAVMLSGETSVGKYVMETVRTMARIVEAVEHESTQVPPLTHVPRTKRGVISYAARDIGERLDAKALVAFTQSGDTVRRLARLHTPLPLLAFTPLPEVRSQLSLTWGTETFIVDPVDSTDAMVRQVDHALLGLGRYQKGELVVIVAGSPPGTVGSTNLIHVHRIGEEDH from the coding sequence GTGAACCGACGCACGAAGATCGTATGCACACTTGGACCTGCTACCGCCACCGGTGACCGTATTCGCGAACTCGTCGAAAGCGGTATGGACGTGGCCCGGCTGAATTTCAGCCACGGAGATCATTCCGACCACGAGGAGAACTACAAGCGCGTCCGCGCTGCCTCGGATGCGACGGGCAAGGCCGTCGGTGTCCTCGCGGACCTGCAGGGCCCGAAGATCCGGCTCGGCCGGTTCGCCGAGGACCGCACCACGTGGGCCAACGGGGAAGTCGTGCGGATCACCGTCGACGACGTCGAGGGCACCCACGACCGGGTCTCGACCACCTACAAGCAGCTCGCCGAGGATGCGAAGCCGGGTGATCGGCTGCTCGTCGACGACGGCAAGGTCGGTCTCGTCGTCACCGGTGTCGAGGACAACGACGTGGTGTGCCGGGTCACCGAGGGTGGTCCGGTGTCCAACAACAAGGGTGTGTCGCTGCCGGGGATGAACGTGTCGGTCCCGGCGCTGTCGGAGAAGGACATCGCGGACCTCGAGTTCGCTCTCGGTCTCGGCGTCGACTTCATCGCGTTGTCGTTCGTGCGGTCCCCGGCGGATGTGGAACTGGTGCACGCCGTGATGGATCGGGTCGGCCGCCGGATCCCGGTGATCGCGAAGCTCGAGAAGCCGGAGGCGATCGACAACCTCGAGGCGATCGTGCTGGCGTTCGACGCGGTGATGGTCGCCCGCGGCGACCTCGGTGTCGAGTTGCCGCTCGAGCAGGTGCCGCTGGTGCAGAAGCGGGCCATTCAGATCGCGCGGGAGAACGCGAAGCCGGTGATCGTGGCCACGCAGATGCTGGAGTCGATGATCGAGAATTCGCGGCCCACGCGGGCGGAGGCGTCCGATGTGGCCAACGCCGTCCTCGACGGTGCCGATGCGGTGATGCTGTCCGGTGAGACGTCGGTCGGCAAGTATGTGATGGAGACGGTGCGCACGATGGCGCGGATCGTCGAGGCGGTCGAGCACGAGTCGACGCAGGTGCCACCGCTGACGCACGTGCCGCGGACCAAGCGCGGGGTCATCTCCTATGCGGCCCGTGACATCGGCGAACGCCTGGATGCGAAGGCGTTGGTGGCGTTCACGCAGTCCGGGGACACGGTGCGCCGGTTGGCGCGGTTGCACACGCCGTTGCCGTTGCTGGCGTTCACGCCGTTGCCGGAGGTGCGCAGCCAGTTGTCGCTGACGTGGGGCACGGAGACGTTCATCGTCGATCCGGTCGACAGCACCGACGCGATGGTGCGGCAGGTCGACCATGCCCTGTTGGGGCTGGGCCGGTACCAGAAGGGTGAGTTGGTGGTCATCGTCGCCGGATCTCCGCCGGGCACCGTAGGCTCGACCAACCTGATCCACGTCCACAGAATCGGCGAAGAGGACCACTAG
- a CDS encoding acyl-CoA thioesterase II yields the protein MSEAAAKSDLQTLLELLDLEKTGEDTYRGRHPAQVGSRTFGGQLISQALVAAGRTVSGDRAVHAVNAHFIRGGNVKEPIEYRVERHRDGRAFANRQVTALQDGQELFVMLAAFQDWGKGLEHAVEVPDVPFPDTLPPLGDHFMGYEDRLKMFVDALKPIDMRYANDPSWILKGTGEKLTHNRVWMKSDGDLPDDPLIHVAVMGYSSDTTVLDSIITTHGLSWGLDRIVAATVNHSIWFHRPFRFDDWTLYATESPVAAGSRGLATGRFFSLEGELLATVVQEGLIRHFPPRT from the coding sequence GTGAGCGAAGCCGCGGCGAAGTCCGATCTCCAGACCCTGCTCGAACTTCTCGATCTCGAGAAGACCGGCGAGGACACGTACAGAGGTCGGCATCCCGCGCAGGTGGGTAGCCGGACATTCGGCGGCCAGTTGATTTCCCAGGCACTGGTCGCCGCCGGCCGCACCGTCAGCGGCGACCGCGCCGTGCACGCGGTCAACGCCCACTTCATCCGAGGCGGCAACGTCAAGGAACCCATCGAGTACCGCGTCGAACGGCACCGTGACGGCCGGGCCTTCGCGAACCGGCAGGTCACCGCGTTGCAGGACGGCCAAGAACTGTTCGTCATGCTGGCGGCGTTCCAGGACTGGGGCAAGGGACTCGAGCACGCGGTCGAGGTGCCCGACGTCCCGTTCCCGGACACGCTGCCGCCGCTGGGCGACCACTTCATGGGGTACGAGGACCGACTGAAGATGTTCGTGGACGCGCTCAAGCCGATCGACATGCGCTACGCGAACGACCCGTCGTGGATCCTCAAAGGCACGGGGGAGAAGCTCACCCACAACCGGGTCTGGATGAAGTCGGACGGAGACCTCCCCGACGATCCGCTGATCCACGTGGCCGTCATGGGGTACTCGTCGGACACCACGGTTCTCGATTCGATCATCACCACCCACGGATTGTCGTGGGGGCTCGACCGGATCGTCGCTGCCACCGTCAACCATTCCATCTGGTTCCACCGGCCGTTCCGGTTCGACGACTGGACGCTCTACGCCACCGAATCGCCGGTCGCGGCCGGGTCCCGCGGCCTCGCGACGGGCAGGTTCTTCTCCCTCGAAGGCGAGCTCCTGGCCACCGTGGTCCAGGAGGGCCTGATCCGGCACTTCCCGCCGCGGACGTAG
- a CDS encoding ABC transporter ATP-binding protein/permease, whose protein sequence is MDWNNVVWDSSMWLLKAYVMTVVVFVVVVVLLARFTKWGRQFWRFAAPYFDPRRSLKPLAILAVLLLSTVFAVRMTVLFSYWYNDFYDSIQNLDETAFWHFLRVFAILATVHVVRALVEYLIGQTLDIDWRTWLNHHLVDDWLDSRAYYRDRFLDDAIDNPDQRIQADITNFVTTSRTLSMGAVTAVLSIVSFTGILWDLSGPMTVFGVEISRAMIFLVYIYVLLTTAVAFWIGKPLIKLNFLNEKLGANFRYALIRVREYGESIAFFRGENVERRTLAGRFADVIRNMWQIVFRTLKFSGWNLTVNQTAVIFPFLVQGPRLFTGQVSLGDVMQTSQAFGQVHDSLSFFRESYADFASFRATLIRLNGLANDNQHADELPVLKTGKSGDDLQVEKLDVRIPTGETLIEGLALTVSPGQSLLVKGPSGSGKTTLLRTLADLWPYADGTVSRPSGEAIFLSQRPYLPLGSLRTALAYPKEPSAADDAVRDALTKVSLGNLGDRLDEIADWTRILSPGEQQRLSFARVLIARPAVIFLDEATSAIDEGLEHTLYTLLGTELPNSIVVSVGHRSTLNQFHSRGVELEGEGRWSESELVG, encoded by the coding sequence GTGGACTGGAACAACGTGGTGTGGGACAGCTCGATGTGGCTGCTCAAGGCCTACGTCATGACTGTCGTGGTGTTCGTCGTCGTGGTTGTGCTGCTGGCGCGGTTCACGAAATGGGGTAGGCAGTTCTGGCGCTTCGCCGCGCCCTACTTCGATCCGCGGCGGAGTCTCAAGCCGTTGGCGATCCTGGCGGTGCTGCTTCTGTCGACCGTCTTCGCGGTGCGAATGACCGTGCTGTTCTCCTACTGGTACAACGACTTCTACGATTCGATCCAGAATCTGGACGAGACGGCGTTCTGGCACTTCCTCCGTGTGTTCGCGATTCTGGCGACCGTCCACGTGGTGCGGGCCCTGGTGGAGTACCTGATCGGCCAGACCCTCGACATCGATTGGCGCACCTGGCTCAACCATCATCTCGTCGACGATTGGCTCGACAGCCGCGCCTACTACCGCGACCGGTTCCTCGACGACGCGATCGACAACCCGGATCAGCGCATCCAGGCCGACATCACCAACTTCGTGACGACGTCCCGCACGCTGTCGATGGGCGCGGTGACGGCGGTCCTGTCGATCGTGTCCTTCACGGGCATCCTGTGGGATCTGTCCGGCCCGATGACGGTGTTCGGGGTGGAGATCTCGCGGGCGATGATCTTCCTCGTCTACATCTACGTCCTGCTGACCACGGCGGTGGCGTTCTGGATCGGCAAGCCGCTCATCAAGCTGAACTTCCTCAACGAGAAACTCGGCGCCAACTTCCGTTACGCACTGATCCGGGTGCGGGAGTACGGCGAGAGCATCGCGTTCTTCCGCGGGGAGAACGTCGAGCGCCGCACCCTCGCCGGCCGGTTCGCGGACGTCATCCGCAACATGTGGCAGATCGTCTTCCGAACCTTGAAGTTCAGCGGATGGAACCTCACCGTCAACCAGACGGCCGTCATCTTCCCGTTCCTCGTGCAGGGTCCGCGGCTGTTCACCGGTCAGGTGTCGCTCGGTGACGTGATGCAGACGTCGCAGGCCTTCGGCCAGGTCCACGACTCGCTGTCCTTCTTCCGCGAATCGTATGCGGACTTCGCGAGTTTCCGTGCCACCCTCATCCGACTCAACGGCCTCGCCAACGACAACCAGCACGCCGACGAACTTCCGGTCCTGAAGACCGGAAAGTCGGGCGACGACCTCCAGGTGGAGAAGTTGGATGTCCGCATCCCGACGGGGGAGACGCTCATCGAGGGCCTCGCGCTCACCGTGAGCCCGGGCCAGTCGTTGCTGGTCAAGGGTCCCTCGGGGTCGGGCAAGACCACTCTTCTCCGCACTCTCGCGGATCTGTGGCCCTATGCCGACGGCACCGTGTCCCGGCCGTCGGGAGAGGCGATCTTCCTCTCGCAGCGGCCGTATCTTCCGCTCGGTTCCCTGCGGACGGCGCTGGCATACCCGAAGGAGCCGTCGGCGGCCGACGACGCCGTGCGTGACGCGCTGACGAAGGTGTCGCTCGGCAATCTGGGTGATCGGCTCGACGAGATCGCCGACTGGACGCGAATTCTGTCGCCGGGTGAGCAGCAACGTCTCTCGTTTGCGCGGGTACTGATCGCCCGTCCCGCGGTGATCTTCCTCGACGAGGCCACGTCGGCGATCGACGAGGGGCTCGAGCACACGCTCTACACCCTGCTCGGGACCGAACTCCCGAACAGCATCGTGGTGAGCGTCGGGCATCGCAGCACCCTGAACCAGTTCCACTCCCGTGGGGTGGAACTCGAGGGCGAGGGCCGGTGGTCGGAGTCGGAACTCGTCGGGTGA